One Corynebacterium yudongzhengii DNA window includes the following coding sequences:
- a CDS encoding MBL fold metallo-hydrolase: MELTILGCSGSVAAPGNAASGYLITVDNAPAVVMDLGPGTFAPLQELANPSEADVVFTHLHADHCLDLPSLLVWRRFHPELAAKGRNLCFGPERTPVHLGRLSANGDEVDDFSDTLAFAPWRHGQTEILGKLNFTPYEVDHPVEAYAFRVEHTATGSSLCYSGDTAYTENLIEAARGVDYFFCEAGWGPDGNDKPIGMHMSGGDCGRAAREAGVGTLVLVHIQPWADKEATLEAARAEFDGEIIVGEAGMEFEI, encoded by the coding sequence ATGGAGCTAACTATTCTGGGCTGCTCGGGGTCGGTGGCCGCGCCCGGCAACGCGGCGTCTGGATACCTGATCACCGTCGACAACGCGCCGGCGGTGGTCATGGATCTGGGACCGGGTACCTTCGCGCCCCTGCAAGAGCTGGCGAACCCCTCCGAGGCCGACGTCGTGTTCACCCACCTCCACGCCGACCACTGCCTGGATTTGCCCTCGCTGTTAGTCTGGCGCCGCTTCCACCCGGAGTTGGCCGCCAAGGGCCGCAACCTCTGCTTCGGGCCTGAGCGCACGCCGGTGCACTTAGGGCGCTTGTCCGCCAACGGCGACGAGGTCGACGACTTTTCCGACACCCTCGCCTTCGCCCCGTGGAGGCATGGGCAGACGGAGATCCTCGGGAAGTTGAACTTCACCCCCTACGAGGTCGACCACCCCGTCGAGGCCTACGCCTTCCGCGTCGAGCACACCGCCACCGGGTCGAGTCTGTGCTACTCGGGCGATACCGCCTACACCGAGAACCTCATCGAGGCTGCCCGCGGAGTCGATTACTTCTTCTGCGAAGCCGGCTGGGGACCCGACGGTAATGACAAGCCGATCGGCATGCATATGTCCGGCGGCGACTGCGGACGCGCCGCCCGCGAAGCCGGCGTGGGCACCCTCGTGCTCGTGCACATCCAGCCCTGGGCCGATAAAGAAGCCACGCTAGAGGCGGCGCGCGCAGAATTCGACGGCGAGATCATCGTCGGCGAGGCTGGGATGGAGTTTGAGATTTAG
- a CDS encoding ATP-dependent DNA helicase, whose amino-acid sequence MSDSEQPLAPSTPELLDAAVTALGGSRREGQLAMAEAVTAAIDDERHLAVQAGTGTGKSLAYLVPAIRHAQQSKTTVVVSTATIALQNQLVQRDLPRLADALEDHLERRPTFAILKGRSNYVCLNKLGADEEAPEALLDDTDISWTGRHVKRVHEWAQETETGDRDDLDPGVPDLAWKQVSVSAKECLGASRCPHGEECFAEHARQASREVDIVVTNHAMLAIDALADVDILPEHDVTVIDEAHELDGRITSVATSEISPRILKLAANRGGKLGADGKEDDLTDLADDFDALLKTLDPGRWTTIDETTRGSLNGLRDGLWSLREAIARPRDGEEPDKAAERVNLANHLEDLHDAIVRILGVFDAGTDQDVVWLDSRQESLAVAPLSVAGLLHDNLFGEQTVILTSATLAIGGRFDVLAANWGLPRGSWDSLDAGSPFNPEKSGILYTAKHLPAPGRDGLAEETLQEIAELITAAGGRTLGLFSSKRAAVQAAEALRPRLPFEILLQGEDATGALVEKFSRSENVCLFGTLSLWQGVDVPGRSLSLVIIDRIPFPRPDDPLLQARSEAANAAGRSGFMEVSATHAALLMAQGAGRLLRSVDDRGVVAVLDNRLVTKRYGGFLRASLPRFWDTTDPAVVRGALKRLVSS is encoded by the coding sequence GTGTCGGATAGCGAACAGCCCCTCGCCCCCAGCACCCCCGAGCTTCTCGACGCCGCCGTCACCGCCCTGGGAGGCAGCCGTCGAGAAGGGCAGCTCGCCATGGCCGAGGCCGTCACCGCCGCCATCGACGACGAGCGCCACCTCGCCGTCCAGGCCGGCACGGGCACCGGCAAGTCGCTCGCCTACCTCGTGCCCGCGATCCGGCACGCGCAGCAGTCCAAGACCACGGTGGTGGTCTCCACTGCCACGATCGCCCTGCAGAACCAGCTGGTCCAGCGCGACCTGCCGCGCCTCGCTGACGCTTTAGAGGACCACCTCGAGCGCCGCCCGACCTTCGCGATCCTCAAGGGCCGGTCGAACTACGTGTGCCTCAACAAGCTCGGCGCCGACGAGGAGGCCCCGGAGGCGCTTCTCGACGACACCGACATCTCCTGGACCGGCCGCCACGTCAAGCGCGTCCACGAGTGGGCCCAGGAGACGGAGACCGGCGATCGCGACGACCTCGACCCGGGCGTGCCGGATCTGGCGTGGAAGCAGGTCAGCGTGAGCGCCAAAGAGTGCCTGGGGGCCAGCCGGTGCCCGCACGGCGAGGAGTGCTTCGCCGAGCATGCCCGCCAGGCGTCGCGGGAGGTGGATATCGTCGTCACCAACCACGCGATGCTGGCGATTGACGCGCTTGCCGACGTCGACATCCTCCCCGAACACGACGTCACCGTCATCGACGAGGCCCACGAGCTCGACGGGCGCATCACCTCCGTAGCCACCAGCGAGATCTCGCCGCGCATCTTGAAACTAGCCGCCAACCGCGGCGGCAAGCTCGGTGCCGACGGCAAAGAGGACGACCTCACCGACCTCGCCGACGACTTCGACGCCCTCCTCAAAACGCTCGACCCCGGCCGCTGGACCACGATTGATGAGACCACCCGGGGATCCCTCAACGGGCTTCGCGACGGCCTGTGGTCCCTCCGCGAGGCCATCGCCCGGCCCCGCGACGGCGAGGAACCCGACAAGGCGGCCGAGCGGGTCAACCTTGCCAACCACTTAGAGGACCTCCACGACGCCATCGTGCGCATCCTCGGGGTGTTCGACGCCGGCACGGACCAAGACGTCGTCTGGCTGGATTCGCGCCAAGAGAGCCTGGCCGTCGCCCCGCTCTCGGTCGCCGGGTTGTTGCACGACAACCTCTTCGGCGAGCAGACCGTGATCCTCACCTCGGCCACCCTGGCTATCGGCGGGAGATTCGACGTCCTCGCCGCGAACTGGGGGCTGCCCCGCGGCAGCTGGGATAGCCTCGACGCCGGCTCCCCCTTCAACCCGGAGAAATCCGGCATCCTCTACACGGCTAAACACTTGCCGGCGCCCGGGCGCGACGGGCTCGCCGAGGAAACCCTGCAGGAAATCGCAGAGCTCATCACCGCCGCGGGCGGGCGCACCTTAGGCTTGTTCTCCTCCAAGCGGGCCGCCGTCCAGGCCGCGGAGGCGCTGCGCCCGCGCCTTCCCTTCGAGATCCTTTTGCAGGGCGAGGATGCGACGGGCGCGCTCGTCGAGAAGTTCTCCCGCAGCGAGAACGTCTGCTTGTTCGGGACGTTGAGCCTCTGGCAGGGTGTCGACGTCCCCGGCCGCTCCCTCTCGCTCGTAATCATCGACCGCATCCCGTTCCCGCGTCCCGACGACCCCCTGCTCCAAGCCCGCTCCGAAGCCGCCAACGCGGCCGGGCGCTCCGGGTTCATGGAGGTCTCCGCCACCCACGCCGCCCTGCTCATGGCGCAGGGCGCGGGCCGGCTGCTGCGCTCCGTCGACGACCGCGGGGTGGTCGCCGTGCTGGACAACCGCCTGGTAACCAAGCGCTACGGCGGATTTCTGCGCGCCTCCCTGCCGCGGTTTTGGGACACCACCGACCCCGCGGTGGTGCGCGGGGCGCTCAAGCGGCTGGTGAGCTCTTAG
- a CDS encoding nicotinate phosphoribosyltransferase, whose protein sequence is MSDKKLDATIDRPAASTALLTDKYELTMLQAALKDGTAHRECAFEVFSRRLPSERRYGVVGGTERLVRAVEHFVFTDEQLSQLDFLDDRTREFLRDFRFQGQIDGYREGELYFPYSPILTVRGTFAECVILETVILSIMNSDSAVASAAARMVTAADGRPIIEMGSRRTQEYQAVTAARAAYLAGFAATSNLEAAQRYGIPASGTAAHAWTLLHINDDGTPNEAAAFKAQIDALGIDTTLLVDTYDIARGVRTAIEVAGPELGGVRIDSGDLGALTRRVRAQLDELGAINTKIIVSSDLDEFAIAGLRGDPVDGFGVGTSVVTGSEAPTAGLVYKLVEVNGHPVAKRSSGKAMTGGAKRALRTHRSTGVAIEEIVYPFHSEAPDTGRATDEQLTIPLMRDGQRTAVPTLEESREHLARQLTKLPWEGLALSRNEPAITTRFTGFAVTDREY, encoded by the coding sequence GTGAGTGATAAGAAGCTGGATGCAACCATCGATCGACCGGCCGCCTCGACGGCGCTGCTGACCGATAAATACGAACTGACGATGCTGCAGGCGGCGCTTAAAGACGGCACCGCCCACCGCGAGTGCGCCTTCGAGGTGTTCTCCCGCCGCCTTCCGAGCGAGCGTCGCTACGGCGTCGTCGGCGGCACGGAGCGCCTGGTGCGGGCCGTGGAGCACTTCGTCTTCACCGACGAACAGTTGAGCCAGCTCGACTTCCTCGACGATCGCACCCGCGAGTTCTTGAGGGATTTCCGCTTCCAAGGCCAGATCGACGGCTATCGCGAGGGCGAGTTGTACTTCCCCTACTCCCCCATCCTCACGGTGCGCGGCACCTTCGCCGAGTGCGTGATCTTAGAGACCGTGATCCTTTCGATCATGAACTCCGACTCCGCGGTCGCCTCGGCGGCGGCGCGCATGGTCACGGCTGCCGACGGCCGGCCGATCATCGAGATGGGTTCGCGGCGCACGCAGGAATACCAGGCGGTCACCGCCGCCCGCGCGGCGTATCTCGCGGGTTTCGCCGCCACCTCGAATCTGGAGGCCGCGCAGCGCTACGGCATCCCGGCCTCGGGGACGGCGGCGCACGCCTGGACGCTGCTGCACATCAACGACGACGGCACCCCGAACGAGGCCGCCGCCTTTAAGGCGCAGATCGACGCGCTCGGCATCGACACCACCCTGCTGGTGGATACCTACGACATCGCCCGCGGCGTACGCACCGCGATCGAGGTCGCCGGCCCTGAGCTCGGCGGGGTGCGCATCGACTCCGGCGACCTCGGGGCGCTGACCCGGCGCGTGCGCGCGCAGCTCGATGAGCTCGGGGCGATCAACACGAAGATCATCGTCTCCTCGGATCTCGACGAGTTCGCCATCGCCGGCCTGCGCGGCGACCCCGTCGACGGCTTCGGGGTGGGCACCTCGGTGGTCACGGGCTCCGAGGCGCCGACGGCCGGGCTGGTGTACAAGTTGGTGGAGGTCAACGGACACCCCGTCGCCAAGCGCTCCAGCGGCAAGGCCATGACCGGCGGGGCGAAGCGGGCCCTGCGCACCCACCGCTCCACCGGGGTGGCGATCGAGGAGATCGTCTACCCCTTCCACTCCGAGGCCCCGGATACCGGCCGCGCCACCGATGAGCAGCTGACCATCCCGCTCATGCGCGACGGACAGCGCACCGCAGTGCCCACCCTGGAGGAATCCCGCGAGCACTTAGCCCGCCAGCTGACCAAGCTGCCCTGGGAGGGGTTGGCCCTGTCGCGCAACGAGCCGGCGATTACCACCCGGTTTACCGGTTTCGCCGTGACTGACCGGGAGTACTAG
- a CDS encoding aminoacyl-tRNA hydrolase — protein MLDQAHKFLAENVSADRHARSEDPDDPATVQAMQIALHIPKPERPRRTPLLESAARAVVAVCLDDRAVTDDGWHEGLQHWYDHLIRKIARRGRNKPWEDVQKLPGVTMETDGVLARAFVPTAVADVPHEIKKLQIKGTDLPMDEESAAEPAPGLPLIAVNADLEMTTGKAAAQVGHGSMLLAAAQDLEWVRRWADKDFALQVREYPAQRLRELVADNPEAVVVRDAGYTEVAPDSATVVALPYQS, from the coding sequence GTGCTCGACCAAGCACATAAGTTTCTCGCCGAGAACGTGTCGGCGGATCGCCACGCCCGCAGCGAGGATCCGGATGACCCCGCCACCGTGCAGGCCATGCAGATTGCGTTGCACATCCCGAAGCCGGAGCGCCCGCGCCGCACGCCGCTGCTGGAGTCCGCTGCCCGCGCGGTGGTGGCCGTGTGCCTCGACGATCGTGCCGTCACCGACGACGGCTGGCACGAGGGCCTGCAGCACTGGTACGACCACCTGATCCGCAAGATCGCCCGCCGTGGGCGCAACAAGCCCTGGGAGGACGTCCAAAAGCTTCCCGGCGTCACGATGGAGACTGATGGCGTGCTCGCCCGCGCCTTTGTTCCCACGGCGGTCGCGGACGTTCCGCATGAGATCAAGAAGTTGCAGATCAAGGGCACGGACCTTCCGATGGACGAAGAATCCGCCGCCGAGCCGGCACCCGGGCTGCCGCTCATCGCGGTGAATGCGGATCTCGAGATGACCACCGGCAAGGCCGCCGCTCAGGTCGGCCACGGCTCGATGCTGCTCGCCGCCGCCCAGGACCTCGAGTGGGTCCGCCGCTGGGCAGACAAAGATTTTGCCCTCCAGGTCCGCGAATACCCGGCGCAGCGTCTCCGGGAGCTGGTGGCCGACAACCCGGAGGCCGTCGTCGTGCGTGACGCCGGCTACACCGAGGTCGCCCCGGACTCGGCCACCGTCGTGGCCCTGCCTTATCAGAGCTAA
- the murI gene encoding glutamate racemase: MSDEEALKVHADSPIGIFDSGVGGLTVARTIIDQLPHESIIYVGDTKNGPYGPQKIADVRAHAMRIADDLVERGCKMLVIACNTATAAFLHDARERYDVPVVEVIRPAVKRAMATTRNGRVGVIGTIGTINSGAYQDLFSLNPSVEVTAAACPSFVDFVERGITSGRQILGAAEAYLAPLQAAGVDTLVLGCTHYPLLSGVIQLAMGDGVTLVSSAEETAKEVLSVLTRTDMLHEAEPDAVPKRVFESTGDPETFARLAERFLGPQITGIAPEPHE, encoded by the coding sequence GTGAGTGATGAGGAAGCTTTAAAGGTTCATGCCGACAGCCCGATCGGCATCTTCGATTCCGGGGTCGGCGGGTTGACGGTGGCGCGCACCATCATCGACCAGCTGCCGCACGAGTCGATCATCTACGTTGGCGATACCAAAAACGGCCCTTACGGCCCGCAGAAAATTGCCGACGTCCGCGCCCACGCCATGCGCATCGCCGACGATCTCGTCGAACGTGGCTGCAAGATGCTGGTCATTGCCTGTAACACAGCCACCGCCGCGTTCCTGCACGACGCCCGGGAACGTTACGACGTCCCCGTCGTCGAAGTCATTCGGCCCGCAGTGAAACGCGCCATGGCGACCACCCGCAACGGGCGCGTCGGGGTGATCGGCACCATCGGCACGATCAACTCCGGGGCGTATCAGGACCTGTTCTCCCTCAACCCCTCCGTCGAGGTCACCGCGGCGGCGTGCCCGTCGTTCGTTGACTTCGTCGAGCGCGGTATTACCTCCGGACGCCAGATCCTGGGTGCTGCCGAGGCCTACCTGGCCCCGCTGCAGGCGGCGGGCGTCGATACGCTCGTGCTCGGCTGCACGCACTACCCGCTGCTTTCCGGTGTCATCCAGCTGGCGATGGGCGACGGCGTCACCCTCGTCTCCTCTGCCGAGGAGACCGCCAAGGAAGTCCTCAGCGTCTTGACCCGCACCGACATGCTGCACGAGGCAGAACCCGACGCAGTGCCAAAGCGCGTGTTCGAATCCACTGGGGATCCGGAAACCTTTGCCCGGCTGGCGGAACGCTTCCTCGGACCCCAGATCACCGGAATCGCCCCGGAACCGCATGAATGA
- the clpS gene encoding ATP-dependent Clp protease adapter ClpS, whose translation MASPELDEQLDVDTATAENLPWLCIVWDDPVNLMSYVSYVFQTVLGYDKKRATELMMQVHTEGKAVVSSGEKDKVEGDVKKLHTAGLWATMQQAG comes from the coding sequence ATGGCGAGCCCGGAGCTCGACGAGCAGCTGGACGTCGACACGGCCACCGCCGAAAACCTGCCGTGGCTGTGCATTGTCTGGGATGACCCCGTCAACCTCATGAGCTATGTCAGCTATGTCTTCCAGACCGTTTTAGGATACGACAAGAAACGGGCCACCGAGCTGATGATGCAGGTCCACACCGAAGGCAAAGCCGTCGTCTCGTCCGGAGAGAAGGACAAGGTAGAAGGTGACGTCAAGAAGCTGCACACCGCCGGGCTCTGGGCGACGATGCAGCAGGCCGGATAG
- a CDS encoding rhomboid family intramembrane serine protease, giving the protein MTYSDPSRYRSTSPGFGTAGNYGSGAPVATQRGRAPQPQRHRRGGGLSGALRYSIGFVVVIWAVHIINLVFFDGGLLAFGIRPMDTSSLWGIVTAPLLHASFEHLISNTVPGAVFAFLVGFSGRRAFWEVTAIVVLVAGVGTWLFGGVGTNHIGASSLVYGWLAYLLVRGIFNRSFRQILLGLVLGFFYSGLVWGLLPGTPGMSWQGHLFGAIGGILAGMMITSDDPPKLVGRRNA; this is encoded by the coding sequence ATGACTTACTCTGATCCCTCCCGGTACCGGAGTACCTCACCTGGCTTCGGCACCGCGGGTAACTACGGTTCGGGTGCGCCCGTGGCCACCCAGCGCGGCCGGGCCCCGCAGCCGCAGCGTCACCGCCGCGGCGGCGGGCTGTCGGGCGCGCTGCGCTACAGCATCGGCTTCGTGGTGGTGATCTGGGCGGTCCACATCATCAACCTCGTGTTCTTCGACGGCGGGCTTCTGGCCTTCGGCATCCGCCCGATGGATACCTCCTCGCTGTGGGGGATCGTGACCGCTCCGCTTCTGCACGCCAGCTTCGAGCACTTGATCTCCAACACCGTGCCCGGCGCCGTGTTCGCCTTCCTGGTCGGTTTCTCCGGCCGCAGGGCGTTCTGGGAGGTCACCGCGATCGTGGTGCTCGTCGCCGGTGTGGGCACGTGGCTGTTCGGCGGCGTGGGCACCAACCACATCGGCGCCTCCAGCCTGGTGTATGGCTGGCTGGCGTATCTGCTCGTACGCGGTATCTTCAACCGCTCGTTCCGCCAGATCCTGCTCGGGCTCGTCCTCGGTTTCTTCTACTCCGGGCTCGTGTGGGGCCTGCTGCCGGGTACTCCCGGCATGTCCTGGCAGGGCCACCTGTTCGGCGCGATTGGCGGCATTCTGGCGGGCATGATGATCACCTCGGACGACCCGCCGAAGCTGGTGGGGCGCCGCAACGCCTAG
- a CDS encoding DUF2017 domain-containing protein, protein MTPWTVKKPLMRAARYTTTLDPLEREVLGNLTAQVADALMERARTAPRDELAQMMDMPTGHTDAPDDPSLARLLPDFERSGDEEYDGDNGLLRSLHESDIITGKLDHLRVIADAVGPDGSVQISLTGDEVPAFIAGLNDLRLYLAAQEIDDVARAAERDNLVEWLAYNQDSLLSAYTGD, encoded by the coding sequence ATGACTCCGTGGACCGTGAAGAAGCCGCTCATGCGTGCCGCGCGCTACACCACCACGTTGGATCCGCTGGAGCGCGAGGTCCTCGGTAATCTCACCGCACAGGTCGCCGACGCGCTCATGGAACGCGCCCGCACCGCCCCGCGCGACGAGCTCGCCCAGATGATGGACATGCCCACCGGGCATACCGACGCCCCCGACGATCCCTCGCTGGCGCGCCTGCTGCCGGACTTCGAGCGCAGCGGCGACGAGGAATACGACGGTGACAACGGTCTGCTGCGCAGCCTGCACGAATCTGACATCATTACGGGCAAGCTCGACCACCTGCGCGTCATCGCGGATGCGGTGGGGCCGGACGGCTCCGTCCAGATCTCGCTGACCGGCGACGAAGTGCCCGCCTTCATCGCGGGGCTCAACGACCTCCGGCTGTACCTCGCAGCCCAGGAGATCGACGACGTAGCGCGTGCTGCCGAGCGCGACAACCTCGTCGAATGGTTGGCCTACAACCAAGACAGTCTGCTTTCTGCCTACACCGGGGACTAA
- the ctaD gene encoding cytochrome c oxidase subunit I, whose protein sequence is MTAVAPRLDNYVAPERPEPTGHSKRGSKAWMMLTTTDHKQLGIMYIIMSFSFFFLGGLMALLIRAELFSPGLQFLSNEQFNQLFTMHGTVMLLLFGTPIVWGFANYVLPLQIGAPDVAFPRLNAFGFWITTIGGVAMLSGFLTPGGAADFGWTMYMPLADEVHTPGIGADMWIVGVGATGIGTVASAINMATTVLTMRAPGMTMFRMPVFCWSIFTTSIIALMIFPLLLAAALGVLYDRKLGGNIYDSANGGAILWQHLFWFFGHPEVYVLALPFFGVISEVIPVFSRKPVFGYIGLVFATLAIGSLSMAVWAHHMYVTGAVLLPFFSFMTFLIAVPTGMKFFNWVGTMWNGHITWQTPMIWAMGFMATFLFGGLTGIMLASPPLDFHLAESYFLIAHFHYTLFGTVVFASYAGVYFWFPKMTGRMLDERLGKIHFWLTFIGFQGTFMVQHWLGNMGMPRRYADYLDSDGFTLLNQISTIFSFILGASVIPFVWNVFRSWRYGEVVTVDDPWGYGNSLEWATSCPPPGHNFVSLPRIRSERPAFELHYPHMVERMRREAHVGHDADPREEVSRTNPQGGEGPKHAAARS, encoded by the coding sequence ATGACCGCTGTGGCGCCAAGGCTCGACAATTACGTCGCGCCGGAACGTCCAGAGCCGACCGGGCATTCCAAGCGCGGTTCCAAGGCCTGGATGATGCTCACCACGACCGACCATAAGCAGCTCGGCATCATGTACATCATCATGTCGTTCAGCTTCTTTTTCCTGGGCGGCCTGATGGCCCTGCTGATCCGTGCGGAGCTGTTCTCCCCGGGTCTGCAGTTTCTGTCCAATGAGCAGTTCAACCAGCTGTTCACCATGCACGGCACGGTGATGCTGCTGCTGTTCGGTACTCCGATCGTCTGGGGTTTCGCTAACTACGTTCTGCCCCTGCAGATCGGTGCCCCCGACGTCGCCTTCCCGCGTCTGAACGCCTTCGGCTTCTGGATCACCACCATCGGTGGTGTCGCGATGCTCTCCGGCTTCCTCACCCCGGGCGGTGCCGCCGACTTCGGCTGGACCATGTACATGCCGCTGGCTGACGAGGTCCACACCCCGGGCATCGGCGCGGACATGTGGATCGTCGGTGTCGGTGCCACCGGTATCGGTACCGTCGCCTCGGCCATCAACATGGCCACCACCGTTCTGACCATGCGCGCACCGGGCATGACCATGTTCCGCATGCCGGTCTTCTGCTGGTCCATCTTCACCACCTCGATCATCGCCCTGATGATCTTCCCGCTGCTGCTGGCCGCTGCTCTCGGCGTTCTCTACGACCGCAAGCTCGGCGGCAACATCTACGACTCCGCCAACGGTGGCGCCATCCTGTGGCAGCACCTGTTCTGGTTCTTCGGCCACCCGGAGGTCTACGTCCTCGCGTTGCCATTCTTCGGTGTGATCTCCGAGGTCATCCCGGTCTTCTCCCGTAAGCCGGTCTTCGGCTACATCGGCCTGGTCTTCGCCACCCTGGCCATCGGCTCGCTGTCCATGGCCGTCTGGGCGCACCACATGTACGTCACCGGCGCCGTGCTGCTGCCGTTCTTCTCGTTCATGACGTTCCTCATCGCGGTCCCGACCGGTATGAAGTTCTTCAACTGGGTCGGCACCATGTGGAACGGCCACATCACCTGGCAGACCCCGATGATTTGGGCGATGGGCTTCATGGCCACCTTCCTCTTCGGTGGTCTCACCGGCATCATGCTGGCCTCCCCGCCGCTGGACTTCCACCTGGCGGAGTCCTACTTCCTGATCGCCCACTTCCACTACACCCTGTTCGGCACCGTGGTGTTCGCCTCCTACGCTGGCGTCTACTTCTGGTTCCCGAAGATGACCGGCCGTATGCTCGACGAGCGCCTGGGCAAGATCCACTTCTGGCTGACCTTCATCGGCTTCCAGGGCACCTTCATGGTCCAGCACTGGCTGGGCAACATGGGCATGCCGCGTCGTTACGCCGACTACCTGGATTCCGATGGCTTCACCCTCCTCAACCAGATCTCCACGATCTTCTCCTTCATCCTGGGTGCCTCGGTTATCCCGTTCGTCTGGAACGTGTTCCGCTCCTGGCGCTACGGCGAGGTCGTCACCGTCGACGATCCGTGGGGTTACGGCAACTCCCTCGAGTGGGCTACCTCCTGCCCGCCTCCGGGCCACAACTTCGTGTCCCTGCCGCGCATCCGCTCCGAGCGTCCGGCCTTCGAGCTGCACTACCCGCACATGGTCGAGCGCATGCGTCGCGAGGCCCACGTCGGCCACGATGCCGACCCGCGCGAGGAAGTCTCTCGGACCAACCCGCAGGGTGGGGAAGGCCCGAAGCACGCCGCTGCTCGCAGCTAG
- the serB gene encoding phosphoserine phosphatase SerB, producing MTDTNDPHNSVPSVALSEGFVSGVITSTGPDSPGVSATFFRVLAANGVQLLDAEQALFRGRISLAAYVGFDPEREERILTGLQDSLKGYGQTITVDSEVDATAGSRPRSTHTVVILGNPVTAEDLSQVGRALANYGANIDRIRGISDYPVTGLELFITVPDTGPGGGQNVRKALAEVAWESNIDIAMERAGLQRRSKRLVCFDCDSTLITGEVIEMLAAHAGREAEVAAVTERAMRGELDFEESLRERVKALEGLDESVIDEVANAIELTPGARTTIRTLNRMGYRTAVVSGGFIQVLEDLAEELQLDYVRANTLEIENGKLTGRVVGKVVDRQAKAEFLREFAADSQLEMHQTVAVGDGANDIDMISAAGLGIAFNAKPALTEVADTSVNHPFLDEVLYMLGIPRHEVELADQEDGTYRRVELS from the coding sequence GTGACTGATACAAACGACCCTCATAATTCAGTTCCCTCCGTCGCCCTGTCTGAAGGGTTCGTCTCTGGAGTGATTACTTCTACCGGCCCGGATTCGCCTGGTGTGTCCGCCACGTTCTTCCGCGTGCTTGCGGCCAACGGCGTCCAGCTCCTCGATGCTGAGCAGGCCCTGTTCCGGGGCCGGATCTCCCTAGCCGCGTACGTCGGTTTCGATCCCGAACGCGAGGAGCGCATCCTCACCGGTCTGCAGGATTCGCTCAAAGGCTACGGCCAGACCATCACCGTGGATTCGGAGGTGGATGCCACCGCGGGCAGCCGTCCGCGTTCGACGCATACCGTGGTGATTTTGGGTAACCCGGTGACGGCCGAGGATCTGTCGCAGGTCGGCCGTGCGCTCGCCAATTACGGTGCGAATATCGACCGTATCCGTGGCATCTCTGATTACCCGGTGACCGGCCTCGAGTTGTTTATCACCGTGCCGGATACCGGACCCGGTGGCGGTCAGAACGTGCGCAAGGCGCTGGCGGAGGTGGCGTGGGAGTCGAACATCGACATCGCCATGGAGCGCGCGGGCTTGCAGCGCCGTTCGAAGCGCCTGGTGTGCTTCGATTGCGATTCCACGCTGATTACGGGTGAGGTCATCGAGATGCTCGCCGCGCACGCCGGGCGGGAAGCGGAGGTCGCCGCCGTCACTGAGCGTGCCATGCGCGGAGAGCTCGACTTTGAGGAGTCGTTGCGTGAGCGCGTGAAGGCACTCGAGGGCTTGGACGAGTCGGTGATCGACGAGGTCGCCAACGCCATCGAGCTGACCCCAGGCGCGCGCACGACCATTCGTACCCTGAACCGCATGGGTTATCGCACCGCGGTCGTCTCGGGCGGGTTTATCCAGGTCCTCGAGGATCTGGCCGAGGAGCTCCAGCTCGACTACGTGCGCGCGAACACCCTCGAGATCGAGAACGGTAAGCTGACTGGCCGGGTCGTTGGCAAGGTGGTGGATCGCCAGGCGAAGGCGGAGTTCCTCCGGGAGTTTGCCGCTGATTCGCAGCTGGAGATGCACCAGACCGTCGCCGTCGGCGATGGGGCCAATGACATCGACATGATCTCCGCCGCGGGCTTGGGCATCGCTTTCAACGCGAAGCCGGCGCTCACGGAGGTCGCCGATACCTCCGTGAATCACCCGTTCCTCGACGAGGTGTTGTACATGCTGGGCATCCCCCGCCACGAGGTGGAGCTGGCCGACCAGGAGGACGGCACTTATCGACGGGTGGAGCTCTCCTAG